The stretch of DNA CGCAGCCGCGATCGACCGTGGACTTTGGCCAAATGATTGACCGCTGGGCAACTCTTGGAATGCCCATGTTGGTTCAACTATCAGCCCCAGGCGGCAAGGGGCCCGACCCACTCGCGCAGGCGCCGACCGACGTTTTGGAATACGCCGCATCGAATAACGACCCAGCTGCGGACCAATTGCGTATCGCCGGGCCGTTGATTCGCACCTTGCTCGCTAAACACATCGTTCATGGAATCGTTTGGGACGGTTGGTGCGACCAAGTCCCTCACGTCATGACTCATGGTGGCTTGGTCGATGATATGGGCCAACCGCGACCGCTGCTTGAATACCTAACTCGTGTTCGCAGCGAATTTCTGGCGTAACGCATGACTACCGTTGCAACATTTTTGCGAGAAGAAAACGATGACTAACAAATTGAAATGTTTGGGATTCCTCCTGTCGCTAGCGTTTTTTTTCATGCACGGTCGCGTCGAAGCGCAGACGGCCACCTTGCCGGAGACGATTGCGCCGGTCGGTGAGATCGAAGTGGTGGGAGAAGGCTACTCATTCACGGAAGGTCCCGCCTGGGACCCGAAACGCAATTGGTTGCTATTCACGGACATCCCGAACACCGCCATTCACGTAGTCGACAAGGAAGGTAGCGTCGAACCTTTCACGAAAGAATCCGGCCACGCCAACGGACTTTTAGTCGCATCCGATGGCCGGTTATTGGCTTGCGAAATGGATGGTCGTTTGGTGGCCTACAATCTGACTACCGGAAAACGCGACGTGCTAGCCGACACTTTCGAAGGCAAACCTTTCAACGCGCCCAATGATTTGATCATCGATAAGCAGGGTGGAATTTATTTCACCGACCCATTGTTTCGTGCCGCCACACCGCTGCCGCAAACCGTGCAAGCGGTGTACTACCGGGCGAAAGACGCAACCGTGACTCGCGTGAGCGGCGACATTGCCGCGCCCAACGGGATCGCACTTTCTCCCGATGGAACCAAGCTCTACGTCGCACCTAGCCACCAAGCCGAGATGCTCGTGTTCGCGGTAGAAGGTCCTGGCAAGCTTTCTGCTGCCAAAACGTTTTGTCGTTTGACTCAGCCCGAAGGCGAGGACAATACCGGAGGCGACGGCATGACAGTAGACGTCAAAGGAAACTTGTACTTCACAACTCACTTGGGGGTCGAAATCTTTTCACCCTCGGGAGACTCGATCGGTTTGGTCAGGTTTCCACAACAACCCGCCAACGTGACCTTCGCTGGCAAGGATCGAAAAACGATGGTTGCAACCGCTCGCACTGCCGTTTACCAAGTTGAAATGCCGATCGCGGGATTGGCACCCAACTAAGAAGTTCACGATCGAGTGGACCATGCTACATTTCGCTTGCGGTGCTTACGCATGCATAACGCATGAGCTTCGCAATGAACGCTGCACCATATAAAGACCAGCCAACTACGGCGTTGATAATTCCGGACGCGGTTGGCTCGCGAAGTCTTCATTGTCTTTCTTGGCAACGTCCGCTTTTAAGCCTCCCTCGTGCAATACGACGCGGTAGTTGAGACGAATCGAATTTCCTTTCGGCAAATTGATCCCTCGCGTTTTTTCTCCCCCTTCGAAGTCGTAGTATCCGAACGGATTTGCAGCGAACAATCCGTAGGTTCGCACGTGCCAGCGAGTCGGGTAACCAAAACTGCTGGGATGATCATGGATCGTGATTCCCACCGTCTTACCGTCGATGGGGCCAGAGTAATCAACCCAAGGCGATTTCTTGCCCCACGCGTCGAGGTTAGTTTCATCAGCCGCGTTGATAATGATACCGCCTTGGTCGGCTTCAACCTTCATGGAGCCAGCAACACGAATCCCAAAGCTTCCTTCTTTCGTATCACCAAAGTTGACACTGGCATCGGGAGCGTGCAACAAGAAATCACAATCGATAAGTCGACGTCCACCTTCGTCATAGAACGCAAAGCGGCGTGTGTCAGACATCACTCGTTCACCATCGGGACTTAACCAGTCGTTTTGGGTCAAGATGACCGCAGCGTCCCCATCGACGGAAGCTTCACCAGCGGTTTGAACAATGGTGCCGCAGCCTTCTTCGTTCGACCAGAAGTCGATGCCATTGACTTCACCATGCGTCATCCACATCGACTTGTGATGGACATGATCCGCTTTTTCAAACTGGCCTTTTTCGGTGAAGGGATAGTCACGAGTCATACGTTGACCGCCGGGGCCGACGACGGGATAGATCACAGGCCGACCGTCCTGAGATGCGATGTAGCCGGCGATCATTTCGTCGCCTCGGAAGACCTTCCATCCCTCTGGTTCGGTCGTAGCCTCGATCCTTATTTTGCTTGACGTCGCAACAGCATCTTGGGATTGAATCTCCTGGCACCAAGAAAGCAACATGCAAA from Rubripirellula amarantea encodes:
- a CDS encoding SMP-30/gluconolactonase/LRE family protein — its product is MTNKLKCLGFLLSLAFFFMHGRVEAQTATLPETIAPVGEIEVVGEGYSFTEGPAWDPKRNWLLFTDIPNTAIHVVDKEGSVEPFTKESGHANGLLVASDGRLLACEMDGRLVAYNLTTGKRDVLADTFEGKPFNAPNDLIIDKQGGIYFTDPLFRAATPLPQTVQAVYYRAKDATVTRVSGDIAAPNGIALSPDGTKLYVAPSHQAEMLVFAVEGPGKLSAAKTFCRLTQPEGEDNTGGDGMTVDVKGNLYFTTHLGVEIFSPSGDSIGLVRFPQQPANVTFAGKDRKTMVATARTAVYQVEMPIAGLAPN
- a CDS encoding DUF6807 domain-containing protein, yielding MKLTFRYFAMLTVCMLLSWCQEIQSQDAVATSSKIRIEATTEPEGWKVFRGDEMIAGYIASQDGRPVIYPVVGPGGQRMTRDYPFTEKGQFEKADHVHHKSMWMTHGEVNGIDFWSNEEGCGTIVQTAGEASVDGDAAVILTQNDWLSPDGERVMSDTRRFAFYDEGGRRLIDCDFLLHAPDASVNFGDTKEGSFGIRVAGSMKVEADQGGIIINAADETNLDAWGKKSPWVDYSGPIDGKTVGITIHDHPSSFGYPTRWHVRTYGLFAANPFGYYDFEGGEKTRGINLPKGNSIRLNYRVVLHEGGLKADVAKKDNEDFASQPRPELSTP